A portion of the Streptomyces sp. YPW6 genome contains these proteins:
- a CDS encoding chitinase: protein MERSAGRNRRRRRSSRPLLGGTLAVATAAALTVTGLVSTAQAADVNNAKNPGFESGLANWTCSGNSGAAVSSPVRSGASALKATPAGQDNAKCTQSVKVKPNSTYALSSWVQGGYAYLGVNGTGTTDVSTWTPGSSSWTKLSTSFTTGANTTSVTVYTHGWYGQAAYFADDIEVRGPDGGGGEDPGPVIPGAPAGLTAGATTTSSVALSWNAVSGATGYKVYRNGVQATTSTGTSATVTGLTADTAYQFSVSATNAAGESVKSAAITARTAKEGTGPGPGPAVPKHAVTGYWQNFNNGAAVQKLTDVPADYDIIAVSFADATPTPGQVTFNLDTAGLNGYTDAQFRADIRTKQAQGKNVIISIGGELGTVRVNNDASATAFADSVYALMQDYGFNGVDIDLENGLNATYMTKALRQLSAKAGSGLVITMAPQTIDMQSTSGEYFKTALNIKDILTVVNMQYYNSGSMLGCDGKVYSQGSVDFLTALACIQLEGGLDPSQVGIGVPASTRGAGSGYVSPSVVNAALDCLAKGTNCGSFKPSKTYPSLRGAMTWSTNWDATAGFAWSKAVGPHVRSLP from the coding sequence GTGGAACGCTCCGCAGGACGCAATCGCCGACGACGCCGCAGCTCCCGTCCCCTGCTCGGTGGCACCCTGGCGGTCGCCACGGCCGCCGCCCTGACCGTCACCGGGCTCGTGAGCACCGCCCAGGCCGCCGACGTCAACAACGCCAAGAACCCGGGCTTCGAGTCGGGTCTCGCCAACTGGACCTGTTCCGGGAACAGCGGCGCCGCCGTCTCCTCCCCCGTGCGCAGCGGTGCGTCCGCGCTGAAGGCCACCCCGGCCGGCCAGGACAACGCCAAGTGCACGCAGTCGGTCAAGGTGAAGCCCAACTCGACGTACGCGCTCAGCTCCTGGGTGCAGGGCGGTTACGCCTACCTCGGTGTGAACGGTACGGGGACCACCGACGTCTCCACCTGGACGCCGGGCTCCTCCTCCTGGACCAAGCTGTCCACCAGCTTCACGACCGGTGCCAACACCACGTCGGTGACGGTCTACACCCACGGCTGGTACGGACAGGCCGCCTACTTCGCCGACGACATCGAGGTGAGGGGCCCCGACGGCGGAGGCGGCGAGGACCCCGGGCCGGTCATCCCCGGGGCCCCGGCGGGCCTGACCGCGGGCGCCACAACCACGTCCTCCGTGGCGCTGTCCTGGAACGCGGTGTCCGGCGCCACGGGCTACAAGGTGTACCGGAACGGTGTGCAGGCGACCACCTCCACCGGGACCTCGGCGACCGTCACCGGCCTGACCGCGGACACCGCCTACCAGTTCTCGGTGAGCGCCACCAACGCGGCCGGCGAGTCGGTCAAGTCGGCGGCCATCACCGCCCGTACGGCCAAGGAGGGCACGGGCCCCGGCCCCGGCCCCGCTGTGCCCAAGCACGCGGTCACCGGCTACTGGCAGAACTTCAACAACGGCGCCGCCGTGCAGAAGCTCACCGACGTCCCGGCCGACTACGACATCATCGCGGTCTCCTTCGCGGACGCCACGCCGACGCCGGGCCAGGTCACCTTCAACCTGGACACGGCCGGGCTGAACGGGTACACGGACGCCCAGTTCCGGGCCGACATCAGGACCAAGCAGGCCCAGGGCAAGAACGTCATCATCTCGATCGGCGGCGAGCTGGGCACGGTCCGGGTCAACAACGACGCCTCGGCCACCGCGTTCGCCGACTCGGTGTACGCGCTGATGCAGGACTACGGGTTCAACGGGGTCGACATCGACCTGGAGAACGGCCTCAACGCCACCTACATGACGAAGGCGCTGCGCCAGCTGTCGGCGAAGGCGGGCAGCGGACTGGTCATCACGATGGCCCCGCAGACGATCGACATGCAGTCGACGTCGGGCGAGTACTTCAAGACGGCGCTCAACATCAAGGACATCCTGACCGTCGTCAACATGCAGTACTACAACAGCGGTTCGATGCTCGGATGTGACGGCAAGGTCTACTCGCAGGGTTCGGTGGACTTCCTCACCGCGCTCGCCTGCATCCAGCTGGAGGGCGGCCTCGACCCGTCGCAGGTCGGCATCGGCGTCCCGGCGTCCACCCGGGGCGCGGGCAGCGGCTACGTCAGCCCGTCGGTCGTGAACGCGGCACTGGACTGCCTGGCCAAGGGCACCAACTGCGGCTCGTTCAAGCCGTCGAAGACCTACCCGTCGCTGCGCGGCGCGATGACCTGGTCGACGAACTGGGACGCGACGGCCGGGTTCGCCTGGTCGAAGGCGGTCGGGCCGCACGTCCGCAGCCTGCCGTAG
- a CDS encoding Nramp family divalent metal transporter: MADTRATTQTGEPASRPRTSSWKYIGPGIVVAATGVGAGDLVATLIAGSTFGYTLMWAAVIGCVVKISLAEAAGRWHLATGRTLFDGWRSLGPWTTVYFAIYVVVWGFLYGATAMSSSALPVVALFPDGPGLKFWAIVTGLTGLVFVWFNRYAVFERVMTVLIGVMFVVVVYVAIRVAPDAGAAFAGLLPVLPDGSLLYTLGLIGGVGGTITMAAYGYWVNAKGWSNTSWMKVMRLDNRVAYITTGIFVVAMLVVGAELLHASRTALASGDRGLIDLGTVLEDRFGAGTAKLFLVGFFAASFSSLIGVWHGVSLMFADFVERFRAPAAPGEEHAGPAVADRQQRSLPFRAYLLWLTFPPMALLWLDRPFGLVIAYGVLGAFFMPFLALTLIWLLNSSRTPREWRNGWVSNGMLALSGLLFVVLCVQQVRDLPW; this comes from the coding sequence ATGGCGGACACGAGGGCAACCACGCAGACAGGGGAGCCGGCCTCCCGACCGCGCACGTCCAGTTGGAAGTACATCGGCCCCGGCATCGTCGTCGCGGCGACCGGGGTCGGGGCCGGGGACCTGGTCGCGACGCTGATCGCGGGCAGCACGTTCGGCTACACCCTGATGTGGGCGGCGGTGATCGGCTGCGTCGTCAAGATCTCGCTCGCCGAGGCCGCCGGCCGCTGGCACCTGGCGACCGGCCGCACGCTCTTCGACGGCTGGCGCAGCCTGGGCCCGTGGACCACGGTCTACTTCGCGATCTACGTCGTGGTCTGGGGCTTCCTCTACGGGGCGACGGCCATGTCCTCCAGCGCCCTGCCCGTCGTGGCGCTCTTCCCCGACGGCCCGGGGCTGAAGTTCTGGGCGATCGTGACCGGGCTGACCGGGCTGGTGTTCGTCTGGTTCAACCGGTACGCCGTCTTCGAGAGGGTCATGACGGTCCTGATCGGCGTCATGTTCGTGGTGGTCGTGTACGTGGCGATCCGGGTCGCCCCGGACGCCGGGGCCGCGTTCGCCGGGCTGCTGCCCGTACTGCCGGACGGCTCGCTCCTCTACACCCTCGGGCTGATCGGAGGCGTCGGCGGCACGATCACCATGGCCGCCTACGGGTACTGGGTCAACGCCAAGGGCTGGAGCAACACCTCCTGGATGAAGGTCATGCGGCTCGACAACCGGGTCGCCTACATCACCACCGGGATCTTCGTCGTGGCGATGCTCGTCGTCGGCGCGGAACTGCTGCACGCGTCCCGGACCGCCCTCGCCTCCGGCGACCGCGGGCTGATCGACCTGGGCACGGTGCTGGAGGACCGCTTCGGCGCGGGCACCGCCAAGCTCTTCCTGGTCGGCTTCTTCGCCGCGTCGTTCTCGTCGCTGATCGGGGTCTGGCACGGGGTGAGCCTGATGTTCGCGGACTTCGTGGAGCGGTTCCGCGCCCCGGCGGCCCCCGGGGAGGAGCACGCCGGTCCGGCCGTCGCCGACCGGCAGCAGCGCTCGCTGCCCTTCCGCGCCTACCTCCTCTGGCTGACCTTCCCGCCGATGGCCCTGCTCTGGCTGGACCGGCCCTTCGGCCTGGTCATCGCCTACGGCGTCCTCGGCGCCTTCTTCATGCCGTTCCTGGCCCTGACCCTGATCTGGCTGCTCAACTCCTCCCGTACGCCCAGGGAATGGCGCAACGGATGGGTCAGCAACGGCATGCTCGCCCTCTCCGGGCTGCTGTTCGTCGTCCTGTGCGTCCAGCAGGTGCGCGACCTGCCCTGGTGA
- a CDS encoding class I SAM-dependent methyltransferase codes for MTQTTVDPVRQEEFAGRMAQILNDACLGYLCSLGHRTGLFDVMAQLPPSTSEQIAEAAGLNERYVREWLGGVTVGGIVGYEPEDGTYRLPPEHAASLCRASGPDNMASFLQDLALIGQVEDEVVTAFRDGGGVPYSSYPKFQELQAEETARVYDAALVDAIIPLVPGLPERLGSGSGLDALDVGTGQGHVVNLLARAFPASRFTGVDMSEGGIAAAREEAARLGLPNARFELADAAAVTGSYDLVTAFDVIHDLARPAETLAAVAGALRDDGVFLMGDIAASSRLEENLDHPLGPTLYTFSVFYCMTVSLGEGGAGLGTVWGRQTALRMLAEAGFGDVEVREVEGDILNVYYVARKGG; via the coding sequence ATGACGCAGACGACCGTGGATCCCGTCCGGCAGGAGGAGTTCGCCGGGCGGATGGCGCAGATCCTCAACGATGCCTGTCTGGGGTATCTGTGCAGTCTCGGGCACCGGACGGGGCTGTTCGACGTGATGGCGCAGCTGCCACCGTCGACGAGTGAGCAGATCGCCGAGGCCGCCGGACTGAACGAGCGCTATGTGCGCGAGTGGCTGGGCGGGGTGACGGTCGGCGGGATCGTCGGCTACGAGCCGGAGGACGGTACGTACCGGCTGCCGCCCGAGCACGCAGCCTCCCTGTGCCGCGCCTCCGGGCCGGACAATATGGCCTCCTTCCTCCAGGACCTCGCCCTGATCGGGCAGGTCGAGGACGAGGTGGTCACGGCGTTCCGGGACGGGGGCGGGGTGCCCTATTCCTCGTACCCGAAGTTCCAGGAGCTCCAGGCCGAGGAGACGGCCCGGGTGTACGACGCGGCGCTGGTCGACGCGATCATTCCGCTGGTGCCCGGTCTGCCGGAGCGGCTGGGTTCGGGATCCGGCCTGGACGCGCTCGACGTCGGTACGGGACAGGGGCATGTGGTGAACCTGCTGGCGCGGGCGTTCCCGGCCAGCCGCTTCACCGGGGTGGACATGTCGGAGGGCGGGATCGCGGCGGCACGGGAGGAGGCGGCGCGGCTGGGCCTGCCCAACGCGCGCTTCGAGCTGGCGGACGCGGCCGCGGTGACCGGCTCGTACGACCTGGTGACCGCCTTCGACGTGATCCACGACCTGGCCCGCCCGGCGGAGACCCTGGCGGCCGTCGCCGGTGCGCTGCGGGACGACGGGGTCTTCCTGATGGGGGACATCGCGGCCTCCAGCAGGCTGGAGGAGAACCTCGACCACCCGCTGGGTCCCACGCTCTACACCTTCTCGGTCTTCTACTGCATGACGGTCTCGCTCGGCGAGGGCGGGGCGGGCCTCGGGACCGTGTGGGGCAGGCAGACCGCACTGCGCATGCTGGCGGAGGCGGGCTTCGGGGACGTCGAGGTGCGCGAGGTGGAGGGCGACATCCTGAACGTCTACTAC
- the cpaB gene encoding Flp pilus assembly protein CpaB, with the protein MNSRQRRGVILLLLSVLCAFAAFAGVLSVISDVNSKVGPEVTAYRLKTDVAPYTALKSGQFEKIKMPERWLSENAVTDLREVESKIAVTELRRGSLLQSDMMVRKPELRAGEQEIAIMIDASTGVAGKITPGATVNIYATFAGEQQGDPAQSKVIVSNAKVLDVGELTALDPSANDRGTRATEAVPITFALNTLDTQRVAYAESFAEHVRLALVAPGSDGTIRPGDRTYTLDKDK; encoded by the coding sequence ATGAACTCCCGCCAGCGCCGCGGCGTGATACTCCTGCTCCTGTCGGTCCTGTGCGCCTTCGCCGCCTTCGCCGGCGTGCTCTCGGTGATCAGCGATGTCAACTCGAAGGTCGGGCCCGAGGTGACGGCGTATCGGCTGAAGACCGACGTGGCTCCGTACACCGCCCTGAAGAGCGGCCAGTTCGAGAAGATCAAGATGCCTGAACGCTGGCTCTCGGAGAACGCCGTGACCGACCTGAGGGAGGTCGAGTCGAAGATCGCGGTGACCGAACTGCGCCGAGGGTCCCTGCTCCAGTCGGACATGATGGTCCGCAAGCCCGAACTCCGCGCGGGTGAGCAGGAGATCGCCATCATGATCGACGCATCCACGGGCGTCGCGGGCAAGATCACACCGGGCGCCACGGTCAACATCTACGCCACCTTCGCCGGTGAGCAGCAGGGCGACCCGGCCCAGTCCAAGGTCATCGTCTCCAACGCCAAGGTGCTGGACGTCGGTGAGCTCACCGCCCTCGACCCGAGCGCCAACGACCGGGGCACCCGGGCCACCGAGGCCGTGCCGATCACCTTCGCCCTGAACACGCTGGACACCCAGCGCGTCGCCTACGCCGAGTCGTTCGCGGAGCACGTCCGCCTCGCGCTCGTCGCGCCCGGCAGCGACGGCACCATCCGTCCGGGGGACCGCACCTACACGCTCGACAAGGACAAGTGA